From the Octadecabacter antarcticus 307 genome, one window contains:
- a CDS encoding class II aldolase and adducin N-terminal domain-containing protein, which translates to MTVTDLKPNLSNWKDRVDLAAAFRWTARLNMHEGVANHFSFAINDDGTQFLMNPNQMHFSRIKASDMIVVDANDPETLTGPNAPDPTAWGLHGGIHRHCPHARCAMHVHSIHATVLATLKDSRLLPIDQNCATFFNRYVIDDHYGGLAFEEEGTRCAGLLTDPKQKVMIMGNHGIMIIGATVAETFNRLYYFERAAETYIRALQTGQPLRVLSDEIAEKTAQELEDYPEQDERHLSELKAILDAEGSTYAN; encoded by the coding sequence ATGACCGTCACCGATCTAAAACCGAACCTGTCGAACTGGAAAGACCGCGTTGATCTCGCTGCTGCCTTCCGCTGGACGGCGCGGCTGAACATGCACGAAGGGGTCGCAAACCACTTTAGCTTCGCCATAAATGACGACGGTACGCAGTTTCTAATGAACCCCAATCAAATGCACTTCAGCCGTATCAAGGCGAGCGATATGATTGTGGTGGACGCCAACGACCCCGAAACCCTAACCGGTCCCAACGCCCCTGATCCCACCGCATGGGGTTTGCACGGCGGCATCCACCGCCATTGTCCCCACGCGCGTTGTGCAATGCACGTCCATTCAATTCATGCGACCGTACTGGCAACACTCAAGGACAGCCGCCTGCTGCCCATCGATCAAAACTGCGCGACATTCTTCAACCGCTACGTGATCGATGATCACTACGGCGGTCTCGCGTTTGAAGAAGAAGGGACTCGTTGCGCTGGCTTGCTGACTGACCCGAAACAAAAAGTCATGATTATGGGCAACCACGGCATCATGATCATCGGCGCAACAGTCGCTGAAACCTTCAACCGTCTGTATTATTTCGAACGCGCAGCGGAAACCTACATCCGCGCGCTGCAAACCGGCCAGCCCCTGCGCGTGTTGTCTGACGAGATTGCGGAAAAAACCGCGCAAGAACTTGAAGACTATCCCGAACAGGACGAACGCCACCTGTCCGAACTCAAGGCGATCCTCGACGCCGAAGGTTCAACCTATGCCAACTGA
- a CDS encoding sterol desaturase family protein codes for MPTDASPPKRQEWNHLPDTPIVVSPLWQWPPKPLAVAKWYFDSWFFITVNLTIVAISFAAFYWASPTLDQTATFSPVWMAAIWLRNAVTVTVLAGVLHLWFHKYAGQGTELKFDPRPFPRNGRMFTFNSQLRDNMFWTIASGVTIWSALECVMWWAMANGYASVITFETNPIWFIAIFFLIPVWESFYFYWMHRFLHTNFMYRFHALHHRNSDIGPWSGMSMHPVEHAFYFGSVLIHFAIASHPVHIIFHLMFYGLLAITSHTGFEGVLFRNKKRLHLGNFHHQIHHRYFECNYGNLDVPWDILFGSWHDGTADGKARLAERLKARKRT; via the coding sequence ATGCCAACTGACGCTAGTCCTCCAAAGCGACAGGAATGGAACCATCTGCCAGACACGCCCATCGTGGTGTCACCCCTGTGGCAATGGCCGCCCAAACCGCTTGCCGTGGCCAAATGGTATTTCGACAGCTGGTTTTTCATCACCGTTAACCTCACCATCGTCGCAATCTCATTCGCCGCATTTTATTGGGCAAGCCCGACGCTAGACCAAACTGCAACATTCAGCCCCGTCTGGATGGCTGCAATATGGCTGCGAAACGCCGTAACAGTGACCGTTTTAGCTGGGGTTCTGCATCTGTGGTTCCATAAATATGCTGGCCAAGGCACCGAGTTGAAATTTGACCCACGCCCGTTTCCCCGCAATGGTCGCATGTTCACGTTCAACAGTCAGCTGCGCGACAATATGTTCTGGACGATCGCGTCTGGCGTGACAATCTGGTCGGCATTGGAATGTGTGATGTGGTGGGCCATGGCAAACGGTTACGCGTCTGTGATCACCTTTGAAACCAACCCGATCTGGTTCATCGCGATCTTCTTTCTCATCCCCGTCTGGGAGAGCTTTTATTTCTACTGGATGCACCGCTTCTTGCATACAAATTTCATGTACCGCTTTCACGCTTTGCACCATCGTAACAGCGACATCGGGCCATGGTCCGGCATGTCGATGCATCCCGTAGAACACGCTTTCTACTTTGGCTCGGTCCTCATCCACTTCGCGATCGCGTCGCACCCCGTGCACATAATTTTCCATCTGATGTTCTATGGCTTGCTGGCAATCACATCGCACACAGGGTTCGAGGGTGTGCTGTTTCGCAACAAGAAACGCCTGCACCTGGGCAACTTTCACCACCAAATCCATCATCGCTACTTTGAATGCAATTATGGCAACCTCGACGTTCCGTGGGATATCTTGTTTGGCAGCTGGCATGACGGCACGGCGGACGGCAAAGCGCGGCTCGCGGAACGCCTAAAAGCGCGCAAGAGGACATGA
- a CDS encoding acyl-CoA dehydrogenase family protein has product MNYGLTEEHHMIADTVRSFVEKEIYPHEDLVERTGEVPQDIADEIKRKTIELGFYACNFPESAGGAGLNHVEFALVERELGRGSMALNHFFGRPQNILMACDGDQIERYRDPAVRGERMDALAMTEPGAGSDVRGMKCSAVRDGGDWVLNGTKHFISGADHADFLIVFVATGEDQTPRGPKKRITTFLVDRGTPGFTIRDGYKSVSHRGYKNMILDFDDCRLPNAQVLGEVDGGFAVMNEWLYATRITVATMSVGRARRVFDYALNYAAEREQFGQKIGKFQGISFQLADMITEIDAADLLTLAAADRLDKGLPANREIASAKLYASEMLGRVTDAAIQVHGGMGLMDDFPLERFWRDARVERIWDGTSEIQRHIISREMLRALGA; this is encoded by the coding sequence ATGAATTACGGCCTGACCGAAGAGCATCACATGATTGCGGACACCGTCCGCAGCTTCGTCGAAAAAGAAATCTACCCGCACGAAGACCTCGTTGAACGTACAGGTGAAGTCCCGCAAGACATCGCGGATGAGATTAAGCGCAAGACAATTGAACTCGGCTTCTACGCCTGCAATTTCCCCGAAAGTGCGGGTGGTGCGGGTCTAAATCACGTTGAATTTGCACTTGTTGAACGCGAACTTGGGCGCGGATCGATGGCGCTTAATCATTTCTTCGGCCGCCCGCAGAACATCCTCATGGCCTGTGATGGCGACCAGATTGAACGGTATCGCGACCCCGCCGTGCGCGGTGAACGGATGGACGCGCTGGCGATGACTGAACCCGGTGCGGGATCGGACGTGCGCGGCATGAAATGTTCAGCCGTGCGCGATGGTGGTGATTGGGTGCTTAACGGGACCAAACACTTCATCTCTGGCGCGGATCACGCCGATTTCCTGATCGTGTTTGTGGCCACGGGGGAGGATCAAACCCCGCGCGGCCCCAAGAAACGCATCACCACATTTCTCGTGGATCGCGGCACACCCGGTTTCACCATTCGCGACGGATACAAGTCCGTGTCGCATCGTGGTTATAAAAACATGATCCTCGATTTTGACGATTGCCGACTACCAAACGCACAGGTCTTAGGCGAAGTCGACGGTGGCTTTGCTGTAATGAACGAATGGCTCTACGCGACGCGCATCACTGTCGCGACAATGTCCGTTGGCCGCGCACGGCGTGTCTTTGATTATGCGCTCAACTATGCGGCAGAACGCGAACAGTTCGGTCAGAAGATTGGCAAGTTCCAAGGCATCAGTTTTCAGCTCGCCGATATGATCACCGAAATCGACGCGGCAGATTTGCTGACCCTTGCAGCCGCAGACAGGCTCGACAAAGGGCTTCCAGCCAACCGTGAAATTGCATCTGCGAAACTCTATGCGTCAGAAATGCTGGGCCGTGTCACCGATGCGGCGATCCAAGTTCATGGTGGCATGGGTCTGATGGACGATTTCCCGCTTGAACGCTTCTGGCGCGATGCCCGCGTCGAACGTATCTGGGACGGAACATCCGAAATCCAACGCCACATCATAAGCCGCGAAATGCTGCGGGCTCTTGGTGCATGA